A region from the Aegilops tauschii subsp. strangulata cultivar AL8/78 chromosome 5, Aet v6.0, whole genome shotgun sequence genome encodes:
- the LOC141022781 gene encoding uncharacterized protein has translation MHFDGLKMRLGLGAGIVLSSSKGDRLKYALQIHFATSNNVAEYEALVHGLRLAKEIGMWRILCYGDSDLVVEQCSDEWGAHDSNMASYRFLVQKLSRFFEGCEFRHVPRVENEATDTLAKITSSW, from the coding sequence atgcacttcgacggcttgAAGATGCGACTCGGCCTAGGGGCCGGCATCGTGCTGTCCTCCTCCaagggcgaccggctcaagtacgcactgcagatccacttcgccacCTCCAACAATGTCGCCGAATACGAAGCCCTTGTGCACGGCCTTCGGCTTGCCAAGGAAATCGGCATGTGGCgcatcctgtgctatggcgactcggacctggtggtggAGCAGTGCTCCGACGAGTGGGGCGCCCACGActccaacatggcaagctaccgcttcctcgtccagaagcTGTCCAGATTCTTCGAAGGCTGCGAGTTCCGTCACGTCCCACGCGTAGAAAATGAGGCCACCGACACGCTCGCCAAGATCACTTCATCCTGGTAG